The following coding sequences are from one Nicotiana tomentosiformis chromosome 3, ASM39032v3, whole genome shotgun sequence window:
- the LOC138907541 gene encoding uncharacterized protein: protein MGLGVCYTCGYPGHVVRDCPMRGGTSIVQPTGSVVGSSSSVRPPREGSQAPIGRGRGRGGASSSSGPQNRIYALAGRQDQDSSPDVVTGILSVSSYDVYGLLNPGSTLSYITLLVASKLGIEPELVKPFEVSTHIRDPVIARRSLQYIFKQREMNLCQRRWLELLKDYDVDILYHPGKANVVADALIRRSMGSMSYLQPKKSRIAHDIHQLASLGVRLLDSGDAEVTFQDAATSSLVTEVKECQYEDPVLTYYRDTNPQKDKTPFEITGDGILRY from the exons atggggttgggtgtttgttatacttgtggttatccaggccacgttgTGAGAGATTGTCCGATGAGAGGTGGTACAAGCATAGTTCAGCCAACGGGATCTGTAgttggttcgtcatcatcagtacgcccccctaGGGAAGGTTCGCAAGCACCAatcggtcgtggtagaggcagaggtggagcatctagctcgagcggtcctcagaaccgcatttatgcattagcaggtcgacaggatcaggattcatcacctgatgttgttacaggtatattatcagtctcctcatatgatgtatatggaTTGCTTAACCCAGGTTCCACCCTATCATATATTACcctgttggttgctagtaagcttggaatagaacctgagttggttaaaccttttgaggtgtccacacATATTAGGGATCCAGTAATAGCTAggcgg agccttcagtatatcttcaagcaaaggGAAATGAATTTatgccaaaggagatggttggagctactgaaagactatgacgttgatattttataccatccggggaaggcgaatgtagtagctgaCGCCCTCatccgtagatctatgggtagcatgtCATATTTACAACCAAAGAAGAGTAGGATAGCCCATgacattcatcagctagctagtcttggagttcgattactggactcaggtgatgcCGAAGTTACTTTTCAGGACgcggcaacatcctctttagtaactgaagtgaaggaatgccagtATGAGGATCCGGTGTTAACTTATTACAGGGATACAAACCCTCAGAAGGataagacaccatttgagattacaggagatggaatCCTTAGATATTGA
- the LOC138907542 gene encoding uncharacterized protein, with amino-acid sequence MQRTLRVMKDTTTESLELASYRLQDVVVNWNESWELSRGEDAPPALWQEFTEAFLHHYLPPKLRRARVDRFLTFWQGNMSVREYILQFDSLARYAPTILSKKEDRVHRFMMGLEPHLLNDCMSVSLQPGMDISHIQAYAQGVEEHKKK; translated from the coding sequence atgcagaggactttgagggtaatgaaggacACTACGACTGAGTCacttgagctagcttcctatagacttcaggaTGTTGTAGTTAATTGGAacgagtcttgggagttatccagaggtgaggatgcccctccagcattatggcaggagtttacagaggcttttcttcatcattatctaCCACCAAAGCTTAGACGGgctagagttgataggttcttgaccttttggcagggtaacatgagtgttcgggagtacattcttcagtttgattcgttggctaggtatgctcccactattttATCTAAGaaggaggatcgggttcaccggttcatgATGGGGTTGGAGCCACACCTGCTTAacgactgtatgtcggtctcacttcagccaggcatggatatttctcatattcaggcatacgctcagggtgtagaggagcataAGAAGAAGTAG